The genome window ATTTTGAAACGATTATAACCTTGGAGCCATTGTTTGTTTGCCATGGAATCCCAATATGCTCGAGAGACAACTCCTTCCGCATATCATCCAAAACGATCAGAAATCTTCTCTTCCTCAACGCACTGTCCAACTTGTCTGCTCTGTTCCCAGCACTGTGGTCGTCAAGTTGTAATTCTTTTTGGATGCCCTTCTGCAGGGCAGCAATGGCTGCCTCAGGTGGTCCAATATTCTCTACAGTCAACCAAATAACTTTCTCAAATTGGGCTGTGATATTCCCATCTCTGCCATCTTCTGAGTTACAACTTTTGTACTGTTTCAATATTTGGTTATTGACTTCCTTTAAAACTTCAGTCTTTCCCGAACCAGACATCCCATAAACACATATGATTCCAACCTCCTTTTCTGAAACGCACTTCATAATCTTCTCAAAAGCACTTGCTGTCTTGCCCACCAGTTCTTTTGTGTTCTTCTGTATATATCCCACCACAAAGTCTTCTTCCACATTAAACAAATCTGTGCCCTCCTCTTTCAGTAAATTTACCTTTTCAATTCTGCCGAGGATGGATTTCCCAGCTTTATACTGTGAACGATAATAGTTTGGGAAACCACACCAATTCCCACTTATTGTGTCCTCAAAATTCAACTCATTAGTTTCAGTTATGAAGTCATTTGACCTTTCTAACCAGTCGGAGATTTTGTAAGGCTTGCTCACCACCTTCTCCTCAGATTCTCTCTCTACTTCACACCTTCGGCTTTTCAAAAGGGCCATGTCATTTTTTAAAGTCTCTAGATATTCTTTGCGTTTtgcaaaatatttatatttctcttCAAGGGGAGTGCCTAAACAGGTTGATTTCTGCAGACAACCAATGAGAGAGGCAACAAGCTCCACAAACTCTGCTACAGGCAAAAAATGGGAgacaaatgaaagaaaaaaaattaaagagagaATTAGATGATGAGAGCTAGTATCATGCATGGTATAAGTTAACATGTATATTGTAATATTGCAAGAGATAATTATAtgatcattttcattttgctcCTGCATAAAAAAAGTGTTGAGATAGAAACcaacttttgtttattttctttttctctttcattatttttctcagTGTTGCCTCAATAGAAGAGAAGActtcaggaaaaaaaattccatattTTCTGTTGAGAACAAAAATGTAATCAATATATACCTGCCATTGCTATTCGTTTTGATCAGTCACTCTTTCACATGTAAATTCCAATTTCAGGTTCCTGTCTCCTGTAAACCATGAGTGAAAGCAACTGACAAACCAAATTAAAGTTCGCAGCAAACCCTAACAAACAGGGCACATAGCATAACACATAAATCCTGTGAGCAGGGAAGTAGATAAAGCAGAACACAAAAACCCTATAAGCACTAtagtagataaggcagaatGCAGAAACCCTATGAGCATAGCAGTAGGTAAGTATGAAACATATTTAACAAACTAGGTTTCATAGTGCGTAGCATCCAACTTTTCATAGTAGCATCATCAATTTTCCACTTTCCAAATTGTGGATCTTTGGAATCTGGGGCATAAGAGTCACCAGTTAGGTAACCTAATTTTCCTTGTGAAGTAGCATGGAGTTCGATTATCGAAGCTCAAATCACATGGTTGGATCCATTCAATTTGAATCCTAAGGGTAGGTTGGTGGACGATTCAGTGTGAACCATCACAATAGAGGTAGGAGAAGCAGTAGGTGAAGTAAAACCAGAAGCATgtgaagaaataaaagcatCAACATTCGGCATAGAGATGAATGGCGGGATGATGCCAATGTCGGCAGTAGTAAGGTAGACGACGGCAACAAGAAATAGGTAgtgtttagggttagagttgTTTATGTTGGAGAGACAAATCGAAACACAGTAACAACATCGGCAATGACAAAAAGGAATTCCTCCTAATTCATCGGAAACTTCTCTTCATTTTCCCTCTCCCATTGAAGAAAATGGGTCGTCAGACCCAAGAAATAGGCATTATCTTCATgggaaatataaacatatcattttcactcCCCCTTcccccctccctccctctaCGGAGAAGACCACGTAAATTGCAAGGAGAATGCAAGCACAAGTCACAAGAGAACCTGGGCTATGATaccatgtcaaacaaagtagggCAAATATTCAGATATGTATTCTTCTCTAATATTGAGGTATTAAGGAAGTACAATCCTaagtaaaataagaaataaatctaaattacaatagaaaataaatgtgaattacaatagaaaataaatctcaatTATAATAGATAAAtaggtaagtaaccaaaaatCCTAAGTAAATAGAACTCGTCAATATATGTCACATAAAATTTTGTCATGGTCCATTTGGATCTATTACAATCTATATATGCAAAGATTagatttcaattaacttctcGTACAAACTTGTTTCAAATTCATTTTATAgatgtactttttttttttttgtcagaaTTTTATAGATGTACTGTGTCTAGTTATTTTGGATACCAATAGAAAATCTGAAAGTGAATCTCATATATTGTTTCATTAATTGCAGTACAGAAAAACTTGATTTACCACCTACCCAGTACCCACTTGTTGAAGTTGGCTCGCCTAAAGATGCGAAGGAATGAAAGAATCATGTCAGTAAGGTGTTGTAGGAACTTTACAGACCGACTGCTACTTGAGCGGCAGAACGTTGGCTCGAGCAGACCCATGCGCTCAAGTGGATGCAAGGCGCACTTGAGCGGTAGCCGCGTGACTTGTGCAGGTCCATCTTGTTTTATTatagattttctattttaatagGGTATTTTAAGTTTCCTATTCCTTGTATGCTTGTAACTAAAAGCCTATGAATATAAATAGGCCTTTTAGGAGTTAGGGTTTGTGAGAGGGTTCACAATGGCATCAAAATTAGGTTTAAGCATGGTGTGTGAGAAATTAAGATCTAAGGTTCTTAAGAGTGAAATGAGGTTTCTTGTAAACCAAAGGTATTCTTATTACTAGTGAAATTTTTTGAGGCAATCACCAAAAAAGATGTAGGCACAACACCGAACTTCTATAAATTCTTGAGTTTATTTGCTTTCGTTTTGAGTGTgtgcatttttttcttctttgtggtTTGTGTGTCTGCTTGAAGTATAGTCCATCGATAACAAGGTCTTGAAGTGTTTAACAcacaacaagtggtatcaAAGCTATGGTTAGCAGTGAGTGTTAGTTTATGCCCAAGTGCTCTTACAATTAGAAGAGCGTTTGTGTGTTGGAGATGGCAAACAACAAGAAGGCTGAAGATATAAAGCCGAAGCAACCACATACGGCTAGCATGGAGATCGAGTTGAAGTTGTTCACTGGCAAGGAGAACTTCACATTTTGGCAAAGACATATGAAGCATGTCATAACACAGTAGAATCTCAATGTTGTCTTGGCAGACAAGGAAAATAAGATGGAAACCATGACATAGCACAGTAGAATCTCAACGACAGACGAGGAGTGGAACTCGCTTGACAAGTTAGCTAGGGGCCATTGAGAACTACATGGCAAATGAGGTGTTGTTCAACGCGATGGAAGACATCGCGAAACAGATATGGGAAAAGCTCAGACATATGTTTGCAGGGAAGTCACTGTCAAACAAACTCTTCCTGAAGGAAGAGCTCCTAAATCTTCATATTAAACAGGGAGGAAACATGATGAAGCATCTTAGCACCTTTAATAGGTGTATTGCATACTTAAAGAGAATGGATATGGTATATATCACAAAAGATAAGACATCATTGCCTCAATCCTATAAGAACTTCCTAATGACACTAATGTTTTGCAAAAGTACTTTGAATTTTGAGGAGCTGGTTCAAGACTGATAGCTCAACATTTTGGAGAGAGCTATCAAAATGAAGGTCTTACTTGCTCTACCTCGCACATCTAGACTGACAGCCACATGGAATTCAGCACTAGTCGGTCCGTATAACCCCTTGAGAAGTTTAGGAGATTGAAACCTAGGCAATACGCTATGCCCCCTTCACCCTTAGGTCATCAAGGTTACTGCCCGTAGGCAAGAATCCTCCAAACTTTAGAAATCCAAAGCCAAGCATCCATAAAATCAAGCATATATGGCAATCATAAACAGTGCAACTTTTCCACACAATAGTATATACTTTGTCATACatacaaaaaaatacaagtccGAGAGTAAGTTCCCTTACCTGGAATCCAAAGTTTAAGCTTGACTTGCCTTTTGCGCCTTTGAGCTCAAACTGGGAAACTGATTCCTAGTCCAACATTCAAACATATTACTAAAAATCTTTATTTGCAATATAGTCCTTATAACTATCTTTAATTTCACTTGAGCTGCAAAAAACTCACATTTCATGGATGAACACAGAAATGTCATAGCCGGTTTGAGGTAGCTAGACAGGTCTGATGATGCTCATTTTTTGATATGTGATAGACTAATCGAGCATATGAACAACTTTGATGAAGGAAGTTTTCTGATTTGAGCTTTCGAAATTGGACTTCTAGAGTGATGAATAGTACCCACGAATTTGGGTTTTctgaagaaggaagaagatgaatatAATATTACCCACCAAAATTAAAGCAGCCATGAAAACTATAGCCACTTATCAAAtaatctaaaataaaaataatttgctaagagttaaaggagaaaaagaagaacctCGTACGCCCTTCAAACGACGCTCCCAAACAATACATAGGCTACCTCTTTCACTTCTTATGCAATCGCAATGTGCCAAACATCTCTCAATCTAAAACTGTTGGATAAGAATAAGGACAATATGATTGAACAGATCCATCGACTTTCAGGTTCCTAAGTTGAACTGAAGAGAGTTTGCCATGCCTTGCTTTCCCCAACAAATTGTAAGTAAGACCATATTGACAGTTGGTCGAAATTTTAGACAAAGATGTCGGGCGCGGCGATggataaacaaaaaataatgttgaCGATTGACCataaatttgtaaatttatttgGCTTTCCACGTGATGGGTTTGGCAGAGATTCCCACCAATGCTGTCAGTCAAACCTGCATGTGAACATCGGATCCGTAAGGAGATACTGTCTAAACCTGCACTGCACCATCTTCGACTTCGTATAaatttgaagagaaaattaaTGGTCTTGATTTCATgtgtaaatttgttttctaCTCCAGGCGTGAATCTTTGTATCTTAGTTGTAGACTTGCAAAGCTTTTTACATTTTGTTGTAATTCGGAAATTCTTGTGTGCCAAGTATAgtctttaaatattaattatcaccttcttctctctatttttttgaaaataaacgATCACGACCTTGCCTGTTCGTCCTGTCACTAATCATTAAttgttataaatataaaagagGTGTGAGCTGTGGTTGTGGAGTAGTTGTGTGTGCAGTCACAATTAATAATCATCTTAATAATGcacatgtattattttttgagttttttatttaaatctcacacttctctttgtttacTCCaacttttaattcaaattttctaagaaaaccccGCTAGCTTGTCTCTCTAAATTTATCTTTCCATCCACTATTATCCCTAAAACACCCTTTAATTAtgaaagtaaaataataataaaataatatttttaaacatagaaaacaaaagcaaaagctttctctccttctctctcccccctcccCGACGCAGCCCCACCCCCTCAGCAACCCTAGCCACCAGCCCCTCCCCCACCTCTTCACCCTCCTCCACCATGGTTTCAGAAAAATCCTAAAAAAACTTGGTTCTTTGTGCATGCTTACCGAGAAGAATAAGGCTAAACAGCTTCCAATAGCACTGATAAAGAATCATACTCACCTCAGCAGGAGTTATCATAGAATATTTGTAGAACATTTCAATATTTACACTTAGTCTGAATGCTTTCAAGGAAGTACCTTTTATCATttaggaaagaaagaaataaatagtTTTCAGGAATCACAATGTTCCTAATGTTCTTCCTCCACCATGGCTTCTTCAACCTCTGCGAAACTGGGGTTGAGGACCGGGTCGATGTCGGAGGCCTtgctgaaattgaagatgcgGTTGCTGAACTCCAAAACTTGTTATCAACCCTTCTGATGATCCAGCAAATCAAACAAAGTTAAAAAATGGACTAACATCAAAAGACTCCCTAAAGGTTTAGGGCTCAATATGAGACTTCGGGTACATCaagtttataaatttaaaaaaagtaaatggTAGTGGGTTCtattactaaaaaaatattaaaatgacaTCAAGCTTTTGGGTATGTTGTTTTTGACATATCTCTTTCAACCTTTAAATTCATATAGAATTTGAGTACTCAATTGGAGCAATTTTAaccttcaatttttgtcatttcatGTCAATGTAGCAATTTGACAAATCGGTCGAAATTGGTTTAATgatcaaatttcaattaaagCATGATATTACAAAGAGTTAAAGCAAATAAAAGACATcatgaaataaataatgttCTCTCAAGTTATAATCACGTCAAATTTAAAGGATCTTTTaaatgataaaattttcgACGTCATCTGCACATATAGTGATGCGGGTATTATTGATgtactttaattatttttgaggttccGCCTTCGtatatttaattgtttttcctATTGAAGCTCATTCTCTTTGCAATTTTGAAAGATTCCCAAATTTCAATCCCCATTTCcctttgattaaaaaaacaaaaaagaatattgCGAAAGGATGACCCACAATGACGATGGTAATGCAGGGCCCAAATTCTTGCCCAACGGGCAAAACTATGGTCCCAGAGATAAGAGCCAAAAACTTCAACGTTGCTCAAATCAACGGTCTAGTCACGGATCATAAcgaaaattgaaaagcacgCCAGCACAACTGGCCGTCTGCCGCGATCAAACTATCTCCATTCTTCACCGCTTGCACACGATGTGCTTccaaaaaacttgaaaatgaaGTTCTGCTGTCTGCGTCACCTCCTTGTACTCTTATCCACTGACAGCAAcacctttgtttttttcttcttatagcTAGTCTAGTGCCCTCAGCTTTCCCTCCAAAATCAAGCTTTGGATATCTCGTCTGGATAATCATTCAGGTACAATTCTTTTCCATTTAAAACTCCATGTATGTATACATATACTTTGCACTTTCAATGCCAACAAACCAATGCCCACAGTAGCCCACATGTTAATATATTATTCGCGCCTATATAATTTTATCAATCTCATGCTCTTTCTCCTCTTGATGGGAAGTACTAATACCAACATGGGTTGTGGAATGTTGAGTCTTTCGGATTTTTCTTGGAAATTTTGCTTGGTTATGCTCCCTTGCTGTTTTCTGCATTCTGGGTTTAGTGAGTTTAGTTAAATTGAATGATGGGGACCAAGAGTTTGGTGGCATTTGTTCTTTTTGCTCTCCTAGTTTTTGAGGGTTATTTCACTGAAAAAGTGCTTTCTGCTACTGTGACATATGACCACAGAGCACTGGTTATTGATGGGAAGCGGCGGATTTTGCAGTCGGGCTCTATCCATTATCCTCGAAGCACTCCAGAGGTGAGTTCTAGAATCTGTTACTTATGTGATTGTAATATATTTgagaaattttgaaaaggCTATCAGAGGATGCATTATAATGACAATGTGGGATTGTGCTTGTTGGGGTACAATGCAGGTGTGGCCGGAAATTATTAAGAAATCCAAGGAAGGGGGACTGGACGTGATAGAGACTTATGTTTTCTGGAACTATCATGAGCCTGTAAAAGGCCAGGTATGAATAACTCTGGCCTTTGATGTAAATTCATTCTAATATGAACAAACCACTAGCCTCTCAGCTAGCTAGTTAGGTCCTTTAGGAATTTTGGCATCTATTTTCCCCTGAATTTGTCATTAATTTgatgttttctttcatttcttataGTACTACTTTGAAGGCAGGTTCGATTTGGTGAGGTTTGTGAAGACAGTGCAAGAAGCTGGCCTTCTAGTCCATTTGAGGATTGGCCCGTATGCTTGTGCTGAATGGAACTATGGGTTTGTTTCTGTTTCATGCTCTCTTGTGGTGTACATTGCACTGGCATCAGTTTCCTAGTTTTGTATGTTCCGCTCTGTTATAGCTTTTACTGATTCTGCAGATATCATTATCTTATGACAGGGGATTTCCTATTTGGTTACACTTTATTCCCGGAATTCAGTTTCGCACAACAAATGCACCTTTTAAGGTACTTGGTACAATTGTTTTTGCCAGTGGAAATGGTTTCTCTTTGGATAAAACTGGACCTCTTACTTTTCCATCTTTATTTGCATTGCTACTGCTTTTGAAAAACTTGTTCACATTAATGCATTGAATCTTATGGATTGGAAAACTTTAAATACTTGTCAAAATGCAGATTGAAATGAAACAATTTCTTGCAAAAATTGTTGAAATGATGAAGAAGGAGCATCTCTTCGCATCACAAGGAGGCCCAATCATTCTTGCTCAGGTGCTTTCCTTTGACAGTAGGCCATACACTATATGAAACTTATCCGGTCTAACGTATTAATTCTTAATGTGATGGTTTAATTGTACcccatatattttttaattgctaAGTGAAGCATTGTGCCAAGTGCATGACTAGTTTAAGTCATTGGATGCTTATTATCAAGACGTACACTAAAAAGATGGTTATGCAGATTATGTATCCAAAACGTAGTTGGGGCACTCATGGTGTTTCGATCATGCATGTTGATATAGTTATCTTGCATTTATTCAAGCTTCATAACTTACATTCCAAAAAAGTAGGCTAATAGAAATTACAGttctgttttgcatgctcaatTTTCATTCTTATATGTGCTCTGACAGGTTGAAAATGAATATGGAAATATTGAAGGTTCATATGGAGTTGGTGGAGAATTATATGTCAAATGGGCTGCAGAAACTGCTGTCAGTCTTAATACATCTGTACCTTGGGTGATGTGTGTGCAAGACGATGCACCGGATCCAATTGTGAGTATTGTACTTGATTTTCCATGAAAAGGTGTTGCCTACACTGATAAGAGTCATCATTACATGGAAGGTCTTCAAGTTTGCCAATCCTTGTACCTTCTAATTGTTATCTTCTCACAGTTTTTCCCACCTTTCCACTGCACCCGTTCTTTCAATATTTCCATTTGAAAggtttcattatttttataaattaccTGCAGATAAACACATGCAATGGATTTTATTGTGATAGGTTTACCCCAAATTCCCCATCCAAACCCAAGATGTGGACAGAGAATTACAGTGGATGGTAACAATCTAGCttattattataacatgtAGGAGACAAGTCCACCTTTGGAGTTCAACTTGGAAATACAGAATGTTGAATATCATCATATGTAATGTGTAGGTTCCTTGGATTTGGCAATCCAATTCCTTTTCGACCTGTTGAGGATCTTGCTTTTGCTGTTGCACGGTTTTTTGAAACAGGTGGCACTTTTCAAAACTATTATATGGTAAGCTACACAGATTTCTCTTTCTAGTTCTAGCCTTGATTGGTAAAGGTTAGCATTTTCACCACCATATGCTTCCAtaaacatcatcatcatgtcCTTTTTCTCTGTTATTTCCTTGCAGTATTTTGGGGGGACCAACTTCGGGCGAACAGCTGGAGGCCCTTTGGTTGCAACAAGCTATGATTATGATGCTCCCATAGATGAATATGGTAAATTTATCCAACACTTGGATATTGAGAAATTAGTGAAAcagattaattttttttgtgtggctcAGAAATTCAGAATTGTCATTCAAATATCCTGAGGTTGTTTCATCTTGTGAGGAACCTTATGCAGGTTTTCTTAGGCAGCCAAAATGGGGCCACCTGCGTGACTTGCACAAGGCAATAAAGCAGTGTGAAGAACATATGATCAGCTCCAATCCAACACAAGTGCAACTTGGTAAAAACTTAGAGGTATGCAACATATTTCAAGATTCTTCAATATATTTTCCGGACTTAAATCAATTGTCTTTGATGATCAGTTTTCACCATTACTTTCTCATGCTCATATCTCTTACTCCATCCTCACtttggtttttcctttcttcatCAGGCACATGTCTACTATAAAAGTTCCAATGAGTGTGCAGCCTTTCTTGCTAATTATGGCAGTAGCTTAGATGCAAATGTCACTTTTAATGGAAATATCTATTTCCTTCCAGCTTGGTCCGTGAGCATCCTTCCCGATTGTAaaaatgttatatttaataCTGCGAAGGTACATatcctattgtaatttagtaTTTCATTCAAACTGGGTCAATTGGGACTAGCAACTTCTTATAGCACAGAAAGAAAATGTTACAGAATCTCTTGAACCTGTTAGGATTTTGGTAGTTAAGgaagaggaaagagaagaagagagaaaataaatagtttttGTAAGGTCTATGCTCGTGTCTTTATTAGCTCTTTTGTTGATGATATTTTCATCACAACAATGTGTCACAATTGAAGGTTGTCTCACAAAGAACTCTTGgagattcttctttttccGCCACAACCAgtgtaaatgattttatattggaACCATCTTCATGGAGTTGGTATAAAGAAAGAGTCGGTATTTGGAGCAACAATTCGTTTATGAACTCAGGCTTACTGGAGCAGATAACTACAACAAAAGACACTAGTGATTATTTATGGTATACAATAAGGTAATAATCCagttttgataatttttaCAGTCAATCCAGTGCATTTCTGTGCTCATCAAACGGATATATTAGAAATCCTTAGCATACTTGTATGCTAGTTATTTTTAATCCTATTCAATTTCTGACATCTTCTTGAATGTGCTTCACCATACTGGCAGTATTAATgtgaaagaaaacaacataCCTGGTCAAGAGAAAGAACTTTTTCTGCATATTGAGAGCCTGGGGCATGCAGCACTTGTTTTCGTAAACAAAAGACTTGTAGGTAGGTACTCTTTTGAATGCAGAGAAGTAAAAAACTGATCAGCTAACTCTTGAATCCCTATGTATTCAGAAGTTTAGCCTTTGTGCATCTAAACGAACATTTTATATTGTTATCTTGAAGGATTTGGATACGGTAACCATGAAGATGCAAGCTTCATCCTAGATGAGAAGATTACTCTAAACCATGGAAATAATACCATAGATCTGTTGAGTATGATGATTGGTGTACAGGTACATAATACTGTTTGGCGCTAATTTTCATgtggattttcttttaatattaattaaaaaagagcCATCCACCTTAACATGCTCATGGCCTCTTGATATAATCTCCTTCTGTAATTTTCCAGAACTATGGACCGTGGTTCGATGTTGCGGGAGCAGGAATCTTTTATGTTGCTCTTCGTGACTTAAAGAACGACACAAatgatctttcttttgaagAATGGATCTACCAGGTTAGAGCATTTTCTTCACAGCGGTGACATTggttcaaaattgaaattgagttAGCCGACTGGCGTGATTTATGATTgctatatttatatatacacacaagCACAATTTATGGGCATAATCTTGATCTCACAAGCCCATATTTGATATATCCTTATCTTAAGGTGGGACTTGAAGGGGAAGACCTTGATTTGGATAACATAAATCTTGCAAACAGTTCACTCTGGACTACAGGAGCAGCTC of Prunus dulcis chromosome 4, ALMONDv2, whole genome shotgun sequence contains these proteins:
- the LOC117624898 gene encoding beta-galactosidase 8-like isoform X3 is translated as MMGTKSLVAFVLFALLVFEGYFTEKVLSATVTYDHRALVIDGKRRILQSGSIHYPRSTPEVWPEIIKKSKEGGLDVIETYVFWNYHEPVKGQYYFEGRFDLVRFVKTVQEAGLLVHLRIGPYACAEWNYGGFPIWLHFIPGIQFRTTNAPFKIEMKQFLAKIVEMMKKEHLFASQGGPIILAQVENEYGNIEGSYGVGGELYVKWAAETAVSLNTSVPWVMCVQDDAPDPIINTCNGFYCDRFTPNSPSKPKMWTENYSGWFLGFGNPIPFRPVEDLAFAVARFFETGGTFQNYYMYFGGTNFGRTAGGPLVATSYDYDAPIDEYGFLRQPKWGHLRDLHKAIKQCEEHMISSNPTQVQLGKNLEVVSQRTLGDSSFSATTSVNDFILEPSSWSWYKERVGIWSNNSFMNSGLLEQITTTKDTSDYLWYTISINVKENNIPGQEKELFLHIESLGHAALVFVNKRLVGFGYGNHEDASFILDEKITLNHGNNTIDLLSMMIGVQNYGPWFDVAGAGIFYVALRDLKNDTNDLSFEEWIYQVGLEGEDLDLDNINLANSSLWTTGAAPPVNQSLIWYKVAFLAPEGKGPLALNLASMGKGQAWVNGQSIGRYWPAFLSPSSGCTNGSDCDYRGAYDPSKCLKNCGQPAQTLYHIPRTWVHIGENLLVLHEELGGDPSKISLRTKTGQEICAHVSETDPPPADSWKPNSEFISQNPEVQLTCERGWHITSINFASFGTPIGKCGTFSLGACNADILSIVQQACLGQEGCSIPISTATLGDPCPGVLKCLAVEALCSD
- the LOC117624898 gene encoding beta-galactosidase 8-like isoform X1, yielding MMGTKSLVAFVLFALLVFEGYFTEKVLSATVTYDHRALVIDGKRRILQSGSIHYPRSTPEVWPEIIKKSKEGGLDVIETYVFWNYHEPVKGQYYFEGRFDLVRFVKTVQEAGLLVHLRIGPYACAEWNYGGFPIWLHFIPGIQFRTTNAPFKIEMKQFLAKIVEMMKKEHLFASQGGPIILAQVENEYGNIEGSYGVGGELYVKWAAETAVSLNTSVPWVMCVQDDAPDPIINTCNGFYCDRFTPNSPSKPKMWTENYSGWFLGFGNPIPFRPVEDLAFAVARFFETGGTFQNYYMYFGGTNFGRTAGGPLVATSYDYDAPIDEYGFLRQPKWGHLRDLHKAIKQCEEHMISSNPTQVQLGKNLEAHVYYKSSNECAAFLANYGSSLDANVTFNGNIYFLPAWSVSILPDCKNVIFNTAKVVSQRTLGDSSFSATTSVNDFILEPSSWSWYKERVGIWSNNSFMNSGLLEQITTTKDTSDYLWYTISINVKENNIPGQEKELFLHIESLGHAALVFVNKRLVGFGYGNHEDASFILDEKITLNHGNNTIDLLSMMIGVQNYGPWFDVAGAGIFYVALRDLKNDTNDLSFEEWIYQVGLEGEDLDLDNINLANSSLWTTGAAPPVNQSLIWYKVAFLAPEGKGPLALNLASMGKGQAWVNGQSIGRYWPAFLSPSSGCTNGSDCDYRGAYDPSKCLKNCGQPAQTLYHIPRTWVHIGENLLVLHEELGGDPSKISLRTKTGQEICAHVSETDPPPADSWKPNSEFISQNPEVQLTCERGWHITSINFASFGTPIGKCGTFSLGACNADILSIVQQACLGQEGCSIPISTATLGDPCPGVLKCLAVEALCSD
- the LOC117624898 gene encoding beta-galactosidase 8-like isoform X2, which codes for MMGTKSLVAFVLFALLVFEGYFTEKVLSATVTYDHRALVIDGKRRILQSGSIHYPRSTPEVWPEIIKKSKEGGLDVIETYVFWNYHEPVKGQYYFEGRFDLVRFVKTVQEAGLLVHLRIGPYACAEWNYGGFPIWLHFIPGIQFRTTNAPFKIEMKQFLAKIVEMMKKEHLFASQGGPIILAQVENEYGNIEGSYGVGGELYVKWAAETAVSLNTSVPWVMCVQDDAPDPIINTCNGFYCDRFTPNSPSKPKMWTENYSGWFLGFGNPIPFRPVEDLAFAVARFFETGGTFQNYYMYFGGTNFGRTAGGPLVATSYDYDAPIDEYGFLRQPKWGHLRDLHKAIKQCEEHMISSNPTQVQLAWSVSILPDCKNVIFNTAKVVSQRTLGDSSFSATTSVNDFILEPSSWSWYKERVGIWSNNSFMNSGLLEQITTTKDTSDYLWYTISINVKENNIPGQEKELFLHIESLGHAALVFVNKRLVGFGYGNHEDASFILDEKITLNHGNNTIDLLSMMIGVQNYGPWFDVAGAGIFYVALRDLKNDTNDLSFEEWIYQVGLEGEDLDLDNINLANSSLWTTGAAPPVNQSLIWYKVAFLAPEGKGPLALNLASMGKGQAWVNGQSIGRYWPAFLSPSSGCTNGSDCDYRGAYDPSKCLKNCGQPAQTLYHIPRTWVHIGENLLVLHEELGGDPSKISLRTKTGQEICAHVSETDPPPADSWKPNSEFISQNPEVQLTCERGWHITSINFASFGTPIGKCGTFSLGACNADILSIVQQACLGQEGCSIPISTATLGDPCPGVLKCLAVEALCSD
- the LOC117624898 gene encoding beta-galactosidase 8-like isoform X4, yielding MMGTKSLVAFVLFALLVFEGYFTEKVLSATVTYDHRALVIDGKRRILQSGSIHYPRSTPEVWPEIIKKSKEGGLDVIETYVFWNYHEPVKGQYYFEGRFDLVRFVKTVQEAGLLVHLRIGPYACAEWNYGGFPIWLHFIPGIQFRTTNAPFKIEMKQFLAKIVEMMKKEHLFASQGGPIILAQVENEYGNIEGSYGVGGELYVKWAAETAVSLNTSVPWVMCVQDDAPDPIINTCNGFYCDRFTPNSPSKPKMWTENYSGWFLGFGNPIPFRPVEDLAFAVARFFETGGTFQNYYMYFGGTNFGRTAGGPLVATSYDYDAPIDEYGFLRQPKWGHLRDLHKAIKQCEEHMISSNPTQVQLGKNLEAHVYYKSSNECAAFLANYGSSLDANVTFNGNIYFLPAWSVSILPDCKNVIFNTAKVVSQRTLGDSSFSATTSVNDFILEPSSWSWYKERVGIWSNNSFMNSGLLEQITTTKDTSDYLWYTISINVKENNIPGQEKELFLHIESLGHAALVFVNKRLVGFGYGNHEDASFILDEKITLNHGNNTIDLLSMMIGVQNYGPWFDVAGAGIFYVALRDLKNDTNDLSFEEWIYQVGLEGEDLDLDNINLANSSLWTTGAAPPVNQSLIWYKGRVLWH